One Amycolatopsis thermophila DNA segment encodes these proteins:
- a CDS encoding carbon-nitrogen hydrolase family protein: MPRYSENSMTRDGAEMARIAAAAAEHGVHVVLGFSERAGGSLYMSQAFVDDTGRVLSVRRKLKPTHVERSVFGEGDGSDLQVHDTKLGRLGALNCWEHFQPLTKYTMYSLGEQIHVGSWPSFSVYRGGAKALGPEVNTAASLVYAVEGQTFVLAPCGVVGAAAHEVFCDDDVKKQLLLQGGGFARIYGPEGSELAAPLAETEEGLLFADLDFSLIAIAKSAGDPVGHYSRPDVFRLQVNRAATPRIVHSGVERPEPEFEDVDLVTADGA; the protein is encoded by the coding sequence GTGCCGCGGTACAGCGAGAACTCGATGACCCGCGACGGCGCGGAGATGGCGCGGATCGCGGCCGCCGCGGCCGAGCACGGCGTGCACGTCGTCCTCGGTTTCAGCGAGAGGGCGGGCGGCAGCCTGTACATGTCGCAGGCGTTCGTCGACGACACCGGCCGCGTGCTGTCCGTGCGCCGCAAGCTCAAGCCGACGCACGTCGAGCGCAGCGTGTTCGGCGAGGGCGACGGCAGTGACCTCCAGGTGCACGACACGAAGCTGGGCCGGCTCGGCGCGCTGAACTGCTGGGAGCACTTCCAGCCGCTGACCAAGTACACGATGTACAGCCTGGGGGAGCAGATCCACGTGGGCTCGTGGCCGAGCTTTTCGGTGTACCGCGGCGGGGCGAAGGCACTGGGTCCCGAGGTGAACACCGCCGCGAGCCTGGTGTACGCCGTGGAGGGCCAGACGTTCGTGCTCGCGCCGTGCGGCGTGGTCGGCGCCGCGGCGCACGAGGTGTTCTGCGACGACGACGTGAAGAAGCAGTTGCTGCTCCAGGGCGGCGGGTTCGCGCGGATCTACGGCCCCGAGGGCAGTGAGCTGGCTGCTCCGCTCGCCGAGACCGAGGAGGGGTTGCTGTTCGCGGACCTGGACTTCTCGCTCATCGCGATCGCCAAGTCCGCCGGCGACCCGGTCGGCCACTACTCGCGCCCGGACGTGTTCCGCCTGCAGGTCAACCGCGCCGCCACCCCGCGCATCGTCCATAGTGGAGTGGAGCGGCCGGAGCCGGAGTTCGAGGACGTCGACCTCGTGACCGCGGACGGGGCGTGA
- a CDS encoding helix-turn-helix domain-containing protein: protein MSGPRPTGSAGVWSTSAVAAARAFEYWRDLICDTFVQLAAAPTRPGRFDGRLVHADLDSFEMTTVHASGQRVRRTPQLIARAGEEYLLASIQTRGQGRIEQDGRVAELAPGQMALYDSTRPYTLHFDGPFEQVVVQVPLNGMLAETGLRDARGVTAVTLGVDSPAGVVAQYFRGLARLQETDPLGAATLATQGRALMASALSLAAGQTPRNDVLTRRRIEAFLHAHHADPDLTVDDVARAFLISRRTLYRLFAGAPGGVGTVLRRIRVEHAKSLLRADPGRPLDSVAVACGFAGERQFYRVFRQETGLSPGQFRGTSGQ, encoded by the coding sequence ATGAGCGGCCCCCGGCCCACCGGCTCCGCCGGAGTCTGGTCCACTTCGGCGGTCGCCGCGGCGCGCGCGTTCGAGTACTGGCGAGACCTGATCTGCGACACGTTCGTGCAGCTGGCGGCGGCACCGACGAGGCCGGGCCGGTTCGACGGCAGGCTGGTGCACGCCGATCTGGACTCCTTCGAGATGACGACGGTGCACGCGAGCGGGCAGCGGGTCCGGCGCACGCCCCAGCTGATCGCCCGGGCGGGCGAGGAGTACCTGCTGGCGAGCATCCAGACCCGCGGCCAGGGCCGGATCGAACAGGACGGCCGGGTGGCGGAGCTGGCGCCCGGTCAGATGGCCCTCTACGACAGCACGCGGCCGTACACCCTGCACTTCGACGGCCCGTTCGAACAGGTCGTCGTGCAGGTGCCGCTGAACGGGATGCTCGCCGAGACCGGGTTGCGCGACGCCCGGGGCGTCACCGCGGTGACGCTCGGTGTGGACAGTCCCGCCGGAGTCGTCGCGCAGTACTTCCGCGGCCTCGCGCGCCTGCAGGAGACCGACCCGCTCGGTGCGGCCACGCTCGCGACGCAGGGGCGTGCGCTGATGGCGTCCGCGCTGTCCCTCGCCGCCGGCCAGACGCCGCGGAACGACGTCCTGACCCGCCGGCGCATCGAGGCCTTCCTGCACGCCCACCACGCCGACCCGGACCTCACCGTCGACGACGTGGCGCGCGCGTTCCTGATCTCGAGGCGGACCCTGTACCGGTTGTTCGCCGGCGCCCCGGGCGGGGTGGGCACGGTGTTGCGGCGCATCCGGGTGGAGCACGCGAAGTCGTTGCTGCGGGCCGATCCCGGGCGCCCGCTCGACTCGGTCGCCGTGGCGTGCGGGTTCGCCGGGGAGCGCCAGTTCTACCGGGTGTTCCGGCAGGAGACCGGTCTGTCCCCCGGGCAGTTCCGTGGCACGTCCGGTCAGTGA
- a CDS encoding acyl-CoA dehydrogenase family protein, with the protein MDWLSADEAAIVRVVRDWVDREVKPVAQELDHTDTHPEKLIEAMKQMGVFGLAIPEPWGEAAVSAQCYAAVTEELARGWMSLAGAMGGHTVVSKLLVTFGTPEQQERYLPKMATGEIRATMALTEPGGGSDLQALRTSARRDGEDYVINGSKTWITNARRSQLVALLCKTDPKATPAHRGISVLLVEKGPGFHVSRDLPKLGYKGVESCELSFDDFRVPATAVLGGAEGQGFAQMMRGLEIGRIQVACRALGVGRAALEDALRYAQERESFGKPIWQHQSIGNYLADMGTKLEAARQLVLHAARRYDSGVRADMEAGMAKLFASETAMEIALNAVRIHGGYGYSTEFDVERYFRDAPLMIVGEGTNEIQRGVIAKQLIQRNRI; encoded by the coding sequence ATGGACTGGCTGAGCGCGGACGAAGCCGCGATCGTTCGTGTGGTGCGCGACTGGGTGGACCGCGAGGTCAAACCCGTCGCGCAGGAACTCGACCACACCGACACCCATCCCGAGAAGCTCATCGAGGCGATGAAGCAGATGGGTGTGTTCGGACTGGCGATTCCCGAGCCCTGGGGGGAGGCTGCGGTGTCGGCCCAGTGCTACGCGGCCGTGACGGAGGAGTTGGCGCGCGGCTGGATGAGCCTGGCCGGCGCGATGGGCGGGCACACGGTGGTGTCGAAGCTCCTGGTCACCTTCGGCACGCCGGAGCAGCAGGAGCGCTACCTGCCGAAGATGGCGACCGGTGAGATCCGGGCGACGATGGCGCTGACCGAACCCGGCGGCGGTTCCGACCTGCAGGCCCTGCGCACGTCCGCCCGTCGCGACGGCGAGGACTACGTGATCAACGGGTCGAAGACCTGGATCACCAACGCCCGGCGGTCGCAGCTGGTGGCGCTGCTGTGCAAGACCGACCCGAAGGCCACCCCGGCGCACCGGGGCATCTCGGTGCTGCTCGTCGAGAAGGGTCCCGGGTTCCACGTCTCCCGCGACCTGCCCAAGCTGGGCTACAAGGGCGTGGAGAGCTGCGAGCTGTCCTTCGACGACTTCCGCGTGCCGGCCACGGCGGTGCTGGGCGGCGCGGAGGGGCAGGGCTTCGCGCAGATGATGCGTGGACTGGAGATCGGCCGCATCCAGGTCGCCTGCCGGGCGCTCGGTGTCGGCCGGGCCGCGCTCGAGGACGCGTTGCGCTACGCCCAGGAGCGGGAGAGCTTCGGGAAACCGATCTGGCAGCACCAGTCGATCGGCAACTACCTCGCGGACATGGGCACCAAGCTCGAGGCCGCCCGCCAGCTCGTGCTCCACGCCGCCCGCCGTTACGACTCCGGTGTCCGTGCCGACATGGAGGCCGGGATGGCGAAGCTGTTCGCCTCGGAAACGGCGATGGAGATCGCCTTGAACGCGGTGCGCATCCACGGCGGCTACGGCTACTCGACGGAGTTCGACGTGGAGCGCTACTTCCGCGATGCGCCGTTGATGATCGTGGGCGAGGGCACGAACGAGATCCAGCGCGGCGTCATCGCCAAGCAGCTGATCCAGCGGAACCGGATCTGA
- a CDS encoding LysR family transcriptional regulator, with protein sequence MDFKQLTALVTVVEVGSVTRAAELLHLVQPAVTRQIKALEQELGVALFERTRQGMRPTEAGVSLAERARRALAELERARAELSPAPGEVTGIVTLGLLESTAALIAEPLVAAILRRHPGIELRLQTAYSGHLQRWLDDGDLDLTLLYNLTSSPTLNVTPLVRERLWVVAPPAEGLRADHPVPFADLAERAVVMPAAGHGLRALIEAAAAKAGTDLTSTVQTNSMTLQKQLVLAGHGWTILPAVGIADDVTAGILSAAPVTAPEVWRSIVLATPRSGRVPAAVDVVARELTRQVHLSVREGRWPSAEATTGNEGP encoded by the coding sequence ATGGATTTCAAGCAGCTCACGGCGCTGGTGACGGTCGTCGAGGTGGGCAGCGTGACCCGCGCGGCGGAGCTGCTGCACCTCGTGCAGCCCGCCGTGACCCGGCAGATCAAGGCGCTGGAGCAGGAGCTCGGCGTGGCGCTGTTCGAGCGGACCCGGCAGGGCATGCGGCCCACCGAGGCCGGTGTCAGCCTCGCCGAACGCGCCCGGCGGGCCCTGGCCGAGCTCGAACGGGCCCGCGCCGAGCTGTCACCCGCGCCCGGTGAGGTCACCGGCATCGTCACCCTCGGGCTCCTGGAGAGCACCGCCGCGCTGATCGCCGAGCCGCTGGTGGCCGCGATCCTGCGCCGACACCCCGGCATCGAACTGCGCCTGCAGACCGCCTACTCCGGCCACCTGCAGCGGTGGCTGGACGACGGCGACCTCGACCTCACCCTGCTGTACAACCTGACCAGCTCACCCACGCTCAACGTCACCCCGCTCGTGCGGGAACGCCTGTGGGTCGTGGCTCCCCCGGCCGAGGGCCTGCGGGCCGACCACCCGGTCCCCTTCGCCGATCTCGCCGAACGAGCCGTCGTCATGCCGGCCGCGGGACACGGCCTGCGCGCGTTGATCGAGGCAGCCGCCGCGAAGGCCGGAACCGACCTCACGAGCACCGTGCAGACGAATTCCATGACCCTGCAGAAACAGCTCGTGCTGGCCGGGCACGGCTGGACGATCCTGCCGGCTGTGGGCATCGCCGACGACGTGACCGCGGGCATCCTGAGCGCGGCTCCCGTCACCGCGCCGGAGGTCTGGCGGTCCATCGTCCTCGCCACGCCGCGCTCCGGCCGCGTCCCCGCGGCGGTGGACGTCGTCGCGCGAGAACTCACCCGCCAGGTGCACCTCTCCGTCCGCGAGGGCCGCTGGCCCTCGGCCGAAGCGACCACCGGGAACGAGGGACCATGA
- a CDS encoding alpha/beta fold hydrolase, with product MNHETVARAPDGTRLAVQTAEAGRPLVLLPGQSNNHTWWDAVRGDFHTTHRTITFDYRGTGASDKPDEPYSTQEFADDVIAVLDHLGIAEADVYGTSMGGRTAQWVAINHPGRVRRLVLGCTSPGGPHAVERSSDVRRALIRPDAAETLADLMYTPAFRARHHGPHRTLGDPAMPAHARKHHLAASNEHDAWDALPRITAPTLILHGDDDQLTPAANAALLAERIPDSRVHLFPGARHAYFEECRPEASDLVREFLTG from the coding sequence ATGAACCACGAGACCGTTGCCCGCGCCCCGGACGGCACCCGCCTGGCGGTGCAGACCGCCGAGGCCGGGCGGCCGCTGGTGCTGCTGCCCGGCCAGTCCAACAACCACACCTGGTGGGACGCCGTCCGCGGGGACTTCCACACCACGCACCGCACGATCACCTTCGACTACCGCGGCACCGGCGCGAGCGACAAACCCGACGAGCCCTACTCCACTCAGGAGTTCGCCGACGACGTCATCGCCGTGCTCGACCACCTCGGCATCGCCGAAGCCGACGTCTACGGCACGTCGATGGGTGGCCGCACCGCCCAGTGGGTCGCCATCAACCACCCCGGACGGGTGCGCCGCCTCGTGCTCGGGTGCACCTCGCCCGGCGGGCCGCACGCCGTCGAACGCTCCAGCGACGTGCGGCGCGCCCTCATCCGGCCCGACGCGGCCGAAACCCTCGCCGACCTCATGTACACCCCGGCCTTCCGGGCGCGCCACCACGGTCCTCATCGGACACTCGGCGATCCGGCGATGCCGGCGCACGCCCGCAAACACCACCTGGCCGCCAGCAACGAACACGACGCGTGGGACGCCCTTCCCCGCATCACCGCACCCACCCTGATCCTGCACGGCGACGACGACCAGCTCACCCCCGCCGCCAACGCCGCACTCCTCGCCGAGCGCATTCCGGACTCCCGCGTGCACCTGTTCCCCGGCGCCCGCCACGCCTACTTCGAGGAATGCCGCCCCGAGGCGAGCGACCTCGTCCGGGAGTTCCTCACCGGGTGA
- a CDS encoding NUDIX hydrolase, with protein MHGYDRHAYEPFAVTVDLAVFTLRAGRLRILLVERGEEPYAGSWALPGGFLKPDESAETAARRELAEETGLADVAGLHLEQLRTYSEPDRDPRMRVVSVAFTALVPDAPQAVGGGDAAQAAWLPFGEQGPLAFDHDRILADAHHRIGVELERTSLATAFCPPEFTLGELRQVYEAVWDTGLDPANFRRKVLGTPGFVTQVPGESRLTGGRGKPAALYRAGGATTLHPPLLKPRPGSTEGPS; from the coding sequence ATGCACGGGTACGACAGGCACGCCTACGAGCCGTTCGCGGTCACGGTCGACCTCGCCGTCTTCACGCTGCGCGCGGGCCGGTTGCGGATCCTCCTCGTCGAACGCGGCGAGGAACCGTACGCGGGGTCCTGGGCGCTGCCCGGCGGATTCCTGAAACCCGACGAGTCCGCGGAAACCGCCGCGCGGCGGGAGCTGGCCGAGGAGACCGGGCTCGCCGACGTGGCCGGGCTGCATCTGGAGCAGCTGCGCACCTACAGCGAACCGGACCGCGATCCCCGGATGCGGGTCGTGTCGGTGGCCTTCACGGCACTCGTCCCCGACGCTCCACAGGCGGTGGGCGGCGGGGATGCGGCCCAGGCCGCGTGGCTGCCGTTCGGGGAGCAGGGGCCGCTCGCCTTCGACCACGACCGCATCCTCGCCGACGCGCACCACCGGATCGGCGTCGAGCTGGAGCGCACCAGCCTGGCCACGGCGTTCTGCCCGCCCGAATTCACGCTCGGCGAGCTGCGGCAGGTCTACGAAGCGGTGTGGGACACCGGCCTCGATCCCGCGAACTTCCGGCGCAAGGTCCTCGGCACCCCCGGGTTCGTCACGCAGGTCCCCGGCGAATCCCGGCTCACCGGCGGGCGCGGCAAACCCGCCGCGCTGTACCGCGCCGGCGGCGCCACGACCCTGCACCCCCCGCTGCTCAAACCGCGTCCCGGTTCGACGGAAGGACCCTCGTGA
- a CDS encoding ADP-ribosylglycohydrolase family protein: MSTLSTGSLLGLALGDALGAPTEFIDVPAILARCGPWREMELPGPLARITDDTQMALAVARALRTTGRLEPSGFESRLRAEFVDWLHSPENNRAPGMTCLRACRILEDGGPWADASQITSKGCGANMRVTPLGLVPGLTDEQRAGGAQLQAGLTHGHPAGLAAADLTAHTVRLLAEGTEPDVLAGRLRSYAWENRETYHERWLGDLWTRAGDASPRRFIARGWDECLAVLDRVDEAVRRADPEADPCAATGAGWVAEEALGTALLCFLLFPDEPVLALRRAACTSGDSDSIAALAGAFAGARHGAGAWPEPWTARLEHRDELLAFGAAWDAT; the protein is encoded by the coding sequence GTGAGCACGTTGTCCACCGGATCACTGCTGGGCCTCGCCCTGGGCGACGCGCTCGGCGCGCCGACCGAGTTCATCGACGTGCCGGCGATCCTCGCCCGGTGCGGGCCCTGGCGGGAGATGGAGCTGCCGGGCCCACTGGCCCGCATCACCGACGACACGCAGATGGCGCTGGCCGTCGCGCGCGCCCTGCGGACCACTGGACGGCTCGAGCCGTCGGGGTTCGAATCCCGGCTGCGCGCGGAGTTCGTCGACTGGCTCCACTCGCCCGAGAACAACCGCGCGCCCGGCATGACCTGCCTGCGCGCCTGCCGGATCCTGGAGGACGGTGGCCCCTGGGCGGACGCCAGTCAGATCACCTCGAAGGGGTGCGGGGCGAACATGCGGGTCACGCCGCTCGGTCTCGTTCCCGGGCTCACCGACGAACAGCGCGCGGGCGGAGCTCAGCTGCAGGCGGGTCTCACCCACGGCCATCCGGCCGGGCTCGCCGCCGCCGATCTCACCGCGCACACCGTCCGGCTGCTCGCCGAGGGCACGGAGCCGGACGTGCTGGCCGGCCGGTTGCGCTCCTACGCCTGGGAAAACCGGGAGACCTACCACGAGCGGTGGCTCGGCGACCTGTGGACCCGCGCCGGTGACGCCTCCCCACGGCGGTTCATCGCCCGCGGCTGGGACGAGTGCCTCGCCGTCCTGGACCGCGTGGACGAGGCCGTGCGAAGGGCCGACCCGGAGGCCGACCCGTGCGCGGCGACGGGCGCGGGCTGGGTCGCCGAGGAAGCGCTGGGCACCGCACTGCTGTGTTTCCTGCTCTTCCCCGATGAACCGGTCCTCGCGCTGCGCCGGGCAGCCTGCACCTCGGGCGACTCGGACTCGATCGCCGCACTGGCCGGCGCGTTCGCGGGCGCCCGGCACGGCGCCGGCGCATGGCCCGAGCCGTGGACCGCACGCCTGGAACACCGCGACGAACTCCTCGCGTTCGGCGCGGCGTGGGACGCGACGTAG
- a CDS encoding VIT1/CCC1 transporter family protein: MARRDPARRAPGPATGSGWAHRHRDVSGGWLRPTVFGAVDGLVTNASLIAGVGGGGVAPHTIVLTGLAGLVAGAFSMGAGEYVSVTNQNELVHAEVALEADMHARFPQQEHDELVARFVSYGADHQTASRMAEAVARDPEQALRLHTREELGVDPHDLPSGSMAGMASFTAFSIGALLPLLPYLAGGRTLVASLVITAVALLTGGMTVGKLTGRPLLRSGLRQLALGGLAVAVTFGIGRLIGAPPA, from the coding sequence ATGGCTCGACGTGACCCGGCTCGGCGCGCGCCGGGGCCGGCAACCGGTTCCGGCTGGGCGCACCGCCACCGCGACGTGTCCGGGGGCTGGCTGCGGCCCACGGTGTTCGGGGCCGTCGACGGCCTGGTCACCAACGCATCGCTGATCGCCGGGGTCGGCGGTGGCGGTGTCGCGCCGCACACGATCGTGCTGACCGGCCTGGCCGGACTCGTCGCCGGCGCGTTCTCCATGGGCGCGGGCGAGTACGTGTCCGTCACCAACCAGAACGAGCTCGTGCACGCGGAAGTCGCCCTCGAAGCGGACATGCACGCCCGGTTCCCGCAGCAGGAACACGACGAGCTCGTCGCCCGGTTCGTCTCCTACGGCGCCGACCACCAGACCGCCTCGCGCATGGCCGAAGCCGTCGCACGTGACCCGGAACAGGCACTGCGCCTGCACACCCGCGAAGAGCTCGGCGTGGATCCGCACGATCTGCCGTCCGGATCGATGGCCGGCATGGCGTCGTTCACCGCTTTCTCGATCGGCGCGCTGCTGCCCCTGCTGCCCTACCTGGCCGGTGGTCGCACCCTCGTCGCGTCGCTCGTCATCACCGCGGTCGCGCTGCTGACCGGCGGGATGACGGTCGGCAAGCTCACCGGCCGTCCACTGCTGCGGTCGGGACTGCGCCAGCTCGCCCTCGGTGGGCTGGCCGTCGCTGTCACGTTCGGAATCGGCCGGCTCATCGGCGCCCCACCGGCATGA
- a CDS encoding lipase family alpha/beta hydrolase, whose product MRLPAWWRGISPRRRLLVTAIALLAAAGVVAGVVAAVRGDAPGSGRPSQDQPGPVLLVPGYGGAQAALARLAERIHQVTGRPAEVLTLPGDGTGDLLDQVAVLDDAAERAHARGAPSVDVIGYSAGGVVAAWWVTRDGGAHQARRVVTLGAPLHGTQLAATATVLDPAACPTACRQLAPGSSLLQQLQNQPVPEDLPWLSVWTERDEVVVPPDSARLTGAVNVPLQQACPGNQATHSDLPTDPQVTALVLRALGTAPLSAPATCG is encoded by the coding sequence GTGCGCCTTCCCGCCTGGTGGCGCGGCATCAGCCCGCGCCGTCGCCTGCTGGTGACCGCGATCGCCCTGCTGGCGGCGGCGGGCGTCGTCGCGGGTGTCGTCGCCGCCGTGCGGGGTGACGCGCCCGGCAGCGGGCGACCGTCGCAGGACCAGCCGGGCCCGGTGCTGCTGGTGCCCGGCTACGGCGGCGCCCAGGCAGCGCTCGCGCGGCTCGCCGAGCGGATCCACCAGGTCACCGGCCGCCCGGCCGAGGTGCTGACACTGCCCGGCGACGGCACCGGTGACCTCCTGGACCAGGTCGCCGTCCTCGACGACGCCGCGGAACGCGCACACGCCCGCGGGGCCCCCTCGGTGGACGTGATCGGGTATTCCGCCGGTGGTGTCGTCGCCGCGTGGTGGGTGACCCGCGACGGCGGCGCCCACCAGGCGCGCCGCGTCGTCACGCTCGGCGCGCCCCTGCACGGCACCCAGCTCGCCGCCACCGCCACCGTGCTCGATCCGGCCGCCTGCCCGACCGCGTGCCGGCAGCTCGCGCCGGGCAGTTCGCTGCTGCAACAGCTGCAGAACCAGCCCGTCCCCGAGGACCTCCCCTGGCTGTCGGTGTGGACCGAACGCGACGAGGTGGTGGTGCCGCCCGACTCGGCCCGGCTCACCGGCGCGGTCAACGTTCCGCTGCAGCAGGCGTGCCCCGGCAACCAGGCCACCCACAGCGACCTCCCCACCGATCCCCAGGTCACCGCCCTCGTCCTCCGTGCGCTCGGCACCGCGCCGCTGTCCGCGCCCGCCACCTGCGGTTAG
- a CDS encoding ABC transporter permease, whose product MIGVELRKLVLRPRMWVSVGLLCLLPAIVAVFLATADFPPPPGQGGAFLSAVVSDGSLYPAAALALVLPLFLPIAVAVAAGDSIAGEAAGGTLRYLLVRPVGRTRLLVAKLVTVAVYVTAAIAFVVLTSLVVGVLLFGTGGQGGVVGGGPAAGVVSMSGTALSSTSLGWRLLGAVAYIVVSMVGFAAITVFLSTTTDSALAAALGGLAVLITSSVLETLDAAASLKPYLPTHYWLSWIDFFRDPVLWRNIDQGLLLQAGYIVVFFGAAWANFATRDVTS is encoded by the coding sequence ATGATCGGGGTGGAGCTGCGCAAGCTCGTGTTGCGGCCGCGGATGTGGGTCAGTGTCGGCCTGCTGTGCCTGCTGCCCGCGATCGTCGCGGTGTTCCTGGCGACGGCGGACTTCCCGCCGCCGCCCGGGCAGGGCGGGGCGTTCCTGTCCGCGGTGGTGAGCGACGGCTCGCTCTACCCCGCCGCCGCGCTCGCGCTGGTGCTGCCGCTGTTCCTGCCGATCGCGGTCGCGGTGGCCGCCGGGGACTCGATCGCGGGGGAGGCGGCCGGCGGCACGCTGCGTTACCTCCTCGTCCGCCCGGTCGGGCGGACCCGGCTGCTCGTCGCGAAACTGGTCACGGTCGCGGTGTACGTGACCGCCGCGATCGCGTTCGTGGTGCTCACCTCGCTGGTCGTCGGAGTGCTGTTGTTCGGCACCGGCGGCCAGGGCGGCGTGGTGGGCGGTGGCCCGGCGGCGGGGGTGGTGTCGATGTCGGGCACGGCGCTGAGTTCGACCTCGCTGGGGTGGCGGCTGCTCGGCGCGGTGGCCTACATCGTGGTGTCCATGGTGGGCTTCGCGGCGATCACGGTGTTCCTGTCCACGACGACGGATTCCGCGCTCGCGGCCGCCCTGGGCGGGCTCGCCGTGCTGATCACCAGCTCGGTGCTGGAAACCCTGGACGCCGCCGCGTCGCTCAAGCCGTACCTGCCCACGCACTACTGGCTGTCCTGGATCGACTTCTTCCGGGATCCGGTGCTCTGGCGCAACATCGACCAGGGGTTGCTGTTGCAGGCCGGCTACATCGTGGTGTTCTTCGGCGCGGCGTGGGCCAACTTCGCCACCCGGGACGTCACCAGCTAA
- a CDS encoding ABC transporter ATP-binding protein codes for MITTRALTKRFGRTVAVDAVDLRVREGDRYGLLGPNGSGKTTLVRMLLGLVYATSGEIEVLGRPVPRRIAEVLPQVGALVEGPGAYAHLSGRRNLALLDAAGRGGGRRTRQRRIEEALERVGLAKIDQRPVKAYSLGMRQRLGLAAALIRRPRLLVLDEPTNGLDPQGIREIRELLVDLNHDGTTVFLSSHLLAEVEQLCTRVGVVDRGRLVLEDALSALHTPTGRVLVATPDAAAAAAVLDGRVESRDGEALLVRHDDPAALNAWLVGSGVRVRSIRAERRTLEQVVLDVTGPGSDRFGEPG; via the coding sequence GTGATCACCACCCGCGCGCTGACCAAGCGGTTCGGCCGCACCGTGGCCGTCGACGCGGTGGATCTGCGGGTGCGCGAGGGTGACCGGTACGGCCTGCTCGGCCCGAACGGATCGGGCAAGACGACGCTGGTGCGGATGCTGCTCGGCCTGGTGTACGCGACCAGCGGGGAGATCGAGGTGCTGGGCCGGCCGGTGCCGCGGCGGATCGCCGAGGTGTTGCCGCAGGTCGGTGCGCTCGTCGAAGGGCCGGGCGCCTACGCGCACCTGTCCGGGCGCCGCAACCTGGCCCTGCTCGACGCCGCGGGCCGGGGCGGGGGGCGGCGGACCCGGCAGCGCCGGATCGAGGAGGCGCTCGAGCGGGTCGGGCTGGCGAAGATCGACCAGCGCCCGGTCAAGGCGTACTCGCTGGGGATGCGACAGCGCCTCGGGCTCGCCGCCGCCCTGATCCGGCGGCCGCGGCTGCTCGTCCTGGACGAGCCGACGAACGGCCTGGACCCGCAGGGGATCAGGGAGATCCGGGAACTCCTCGTCGACCTGAACCACGACGGGACGACCGTGTTCCTGTCCAGCCACCTGCTCGCCGAGGTCGAGCAGCTGTGCACGCGGGTCGGCGTCGTCGACCGCGGCCGCCTCGTGCTCGAGGACGCCCTCTCCGCGCTCCACACGCCGACCGGCCGGGTGCTGGTCGCCACCCCGGACGCGGCCGCGGCCGCGGCGGTGCTCGACGGGCGGGTGGAGTCCCGCGACGGCGAAGCCCTGCTCGTCCGGCACGACGACCCGGCCGCGCTCAACGCCTGGCTGGTCGGGTCCGGGGTGCGGGTGCGGTCGATCCGGGCCGAGCGGCGCACCCTGGAGCAGGTCGTCCTGGACGTCACCGGGCCCGGCTCCGACCGCTTCGGGGAGCCCGGATGA
- a CDS encoding TetR/AcrR family transcriptional regulator — MSEARSRLLGTASRLFYAEGLHSVGIDRIVAEASVTRATLYRHFPSKDDLVVAYLTAADELIRTQVESVRTAGHSPADTVRAVAGTIADGIRSDGFRGCAFLNAAAEYPDPDHPVHQAVLNHRTWFLDTVTELMADTGETEPEPHARHFVMLRDGAMAAGCLSDPEPICETFLLGVEGILKYRDASVVDKAAVKARRR, encoded by the coding sequence GTGTCCGAAGCACGATCCCGGCTGCTCGGCACAGCCAGCCGGCTCTTCTACGCGGAGGGACTGCACTCCGTCGGCATCGACCGGATCGTCGCCGAAGCGAGCGTGACACGGGCCACGCTGTACCGGCACTTCCCCAGCAAGGACGACCTGGTCGTCGCCTACCTGACCGCGGCGGACGAACTGATCCGGACCCAGGTCGAATCCGTTCGCACGGCGGGGCATTCGCCGGCCGACACCGTCCGGGCCGTCGCCGGGACGATCGCCGACGGCATCCGCTCCGACGGGTTTCGCGGGTGCGCGTTCCTCAACGCGGCCGCCGAGTACCCCGACCCCGATCACCCGGTTCACCAAGCCGTCCTCAACCACCGGACCTGGTTCCTCGACACGGTGACCGAGTTGATGGCCGACACCGGCGAGACGGAGCCCGAGCCCCACGCCAGGCATTTCGTCATGCTGCGGGACGGCGCGATGGCGGCGGGCTGCCTGTCCGACCCGGAACCGATCTGCGAAACCTTCCTGCTCGGCGTGGAAGGGATCCTGAAGTACCGCGACGCTTCCGTCGTGGACAAGGCCGCGGTGAAGGCCCGCCGGCGCTGA